The Cytobacillus oceanisediminis genomic interval CCATGGCCATCGCCAAAGGCTGGAAGGATCTGATCGGACCGATACTCGTTGTCGGAACGCTAGGCTATATCATCGGCAACTATGTCGGAACCGCGCTCGGACTGTGGTTTTCCGGGTTTATGTAAAATGGAGGGGGCCCGCAATGGAATTTGCGGGCTTTTCCTATATTGCATGCCCGTTATATCGGTTAACATCTCTAGTATTTCGGTCATTTAATGAAAATATCGGTCAGCCTCTCTAGTATTTCGGTCAATTAATGGATATATCGGTCAAATTTTCACTTTATCGGTCAGCTTTTTATTATTTCGGTCAGATTTCCAATATATCGGTCAGCCGCTGTTATTCCGGGCTCCAGCTCCTCCTTCTCCTGAATTTCAACCTTTCTTCAAGAAAAATCCAAAGAAATTTTTCACGATTTGTACTATAATAATAGCTGGTTTATTTTTAGAGTAACGAAATAATAGAAAGCGGTGTTGATACCTTGGATAAACGGTTTGGTACCGTAACGATATTTTCTTCTGTTCAATGGCTATTTTTTATTTTTGCAAATACAGTGATGGTCCCGATTTCAGTTGGAACAGTCTTCGGGCTGCCGGGAGAAACGATTGCGATGATGCTGAGAGCCTCGCTTATCTTTACGGGGCTGGCGACCATTTTTCAAGGCTGGAAAGGGCATCGTTATCCTCTCATGGAAGGCCACTCCGGCTTGCTGTGGGGAGTCATCTTAAACCTTGGCCTGTCGGCGTCGTCCCTTGGCATGAGCTATACGGAAATCGGTGGCGGAATTGCGACAGGCGTGCTGCTCGCTTCGGCTGTCACGCTGATTCTCGCAGCCTTTAACGGCATCTCTCTGCTAAAATCGATATTCAGCCCGATGGTGATGTCCGTTTACCTGTTCCTATTAACCTTCCAGCTGATTTTCATCTTTTTCAAAGGCATGATGAAGGTCAGTGAACATGGAACAATTGATGTTCCAATCACCCTTTATTCCTTTGCCCTCGTCATTTTTGTGAGTTTATTAAAATTAAAAGGGAACGCCGTCATCAGCAATTTTTCTATTTTAATAGGGTTGCTGGCAGGCTGGATCGGCTATGATCTCCTGTTTGCCGGTGAAGCGGTGCAGGGGACAGCGTCTGGAGATGTGAGCTTTATGCTGTTTCCGCTGGGACAGCCTAACCTCGAAATCGGAATTGTGGCTGTAGCCTTTTTTGCCAGTCTGATGAACCTGAGCAACACAGTCGCTTCCATCAGTTCCAGTGACCGATTATTTAAAAAAGAATCCGGGAAGCGCGAGTACCGCGGCTCCATTTTTATCACCGCGGTATTCACGGTGATTGGAAGCGGGTTTGGCCTCGTGCCGTATACGCCGTTTACCTCATCGATCGGATTCCTTCAGAGTACGCGAATATTGATGAGAACACCATTCTTTATTGGGGGTGCGCTGTTGACGGTCATTGGCCTGATCCCGCACCTAGGTTCATGGCTGGCCGGCATGCCGGTAACAGTCGGGAACGCCGTGCTGTTTGTCGCGTATCTGCAGCTGTTCGGGACTGCTTTCAACAGCTTAAGCGGAAAAGTGTTTAACTCAGACACCATCTTCCGTTTAGCTGCACCCGTCCTGATCGGCATCAGCTTGATGAATACACCGGCCGCGGTGTTCGCGGAATTGCCAGTTCTGATTCAGCCATTCCTATCCAACGGGCTCCTGATGGGCGTCCTGATCTCCATTCTTCTTGAAAAAATGGTGAACTGGTCTGCGTTCGAACAGCTGGAATTGAAGAATAACTAGAAAAATCCCCTGATGAAGGGGATTTTTTTAATAGATGTATGATGCATCGGCAGGCAGGCTGCGGACATGCTTTAAAAAAGCAGTCACACGCTTATCATCTTCAAATGGGTACTCGAAGCCCAGTTTCTCCGCGACCTCGACGGCCGTTTTTCTGAAAAGGGAGCACATTGTAAAAAGGACTTCCCATATGTGATTAAAATCGGCGTCTGAATAGGTGGCCTCGAACTGCTCCCAATCCTCGGCAGGAAGAAAATCGGGCAGATACTTGCCGGCTTTGCCTGCGCTCTTTGCAAAATCGGCTGCGATGCCGACCTTCCATTCCAGCATTGTAATCATCACATTGCGGTTGATCTGCTCATGCATAAACATCGCGTAAGTCAGCTCCCTGCGCCAAAGCCCTTTGCTGATATTCATTGTGATCCACCAAAACTCATTGCAGAGATCCGCAAACTCTTGAGCATCCGGCTTCCTGATGAGATAATCCCGATCACTGGCTGGCGGCAGGTACCCAATCAGCCCATCCTTATCCAGAAGCAGCACACTCATACTGTCGGGCTCCAGCAGTTCATCCATCTTTTCAGCCGGAATTAAAGTCAGATCAATCCGGTTCCCGTCCATAAACTGCATCAAATAGTGGAAGCGTCCGCGTCCATCGGCAGGCGGCAGCACCTTCTCCTCCGGCATCTGCATCATAACCCGCTCGCCAAATACATCCACCCAGCTATGATTACAGATAAAGGACTCCATTTCCCTAACTATGTACACAATATCGTAATCCTGAAAAATATCCCTCCTCACATTCGGATTCGCGCGCGAACCATTCAGAATAACCGCGCGCACCCGCTCATCTTCCTTGGCAGTTGTTAAAATCATATTCATTATCTCGGTTTCGGTTCTTGACTTCATGTGGCCTCCTGGATCGTTTGGTTATACTATTAAGATACTTTTTTTAGGGGGAAATTCCTGCTATTTTCATCATAAACCTGAAAAAGGCAACAGAGTGGGAGGGATGGTCTCCATAGAGGGTCCATGAAGCCGAAAAAGAAAGCAGAACCAGAAAAATAGTCGCCATAAAACCTCCATAAACAAAAAAAGGACCAGGCGCCTTCCTAAGCACCTGATCCCCATACAATTATGCATGCACCAATTTCACCTGCTGCTTCAAAATCTTCCCGCTCGCATTCCGCGGCAGTTCATCCACAAAGGAATAAATCCGAGGACATTTAAACTCAGCCAGATGTTCAGCAGCAAATGCCCGCAATTCCTCCTCTGAAGCATTTCCCTTCAGCACGACGACAGCTTTGACGGTTTCGCCCCATTCTTCATGCGGCACACCGACTACACAGGATTCCAAAACCGCGTCATGCTTCGCGAGTACTTCTTCGATTTCACGCGGATAAATGTTGACGCCGCCCGAAATGATGACATCCTTTTTTCGGTCCACAATGTAAAAGTAGCCATCCTCATCCCGATAGGCAATGTCCCCGGTATAGAGCCAGCCATCTTTCAATACGGCATTCGTTTCATCCACATTATTATCATATCCCACCATAAGGCTGTCGCC includes:
- a CDS encoding uracil/xanthine transporter, giving the protein MDKRFGTVTIFSSVQWLFFIFANTVMVPISVGTVFGLPGETIAMMLRASLIFTGLATIFQGWKGHRYPLMEGHSGLLWGVILNLGLSASSLGMSYTEIGGGIATGVLLASAVTLILAAFNGISLLKSIFSPMVMSVYLFLLTFQLIFIFFKGMMKVSEHGTIDVPITLYSFALVIFVSLLKLKGNAVISNFSILIGLLAGWIGYDLLFAGEAVQGTASGDVSFMLFPLGQPNLEIGIVAVAFFASLMNLSNTVASISSSDRLFKKESGKREYRGSIFITAVFTVIGSGFGLVPYTPFTSSIGFLQSTRILMRTPFFIGGALLTVIGLIPHLGSWLAGMPVTVGNAVLFVAYLQLFGTAFNSLSGKVFNSDTIFRLAAPVLIGISLMNTPAAVFAELPVLIQPFLSNGLLMGVLISILLEKMVNWSAFEQLELKNN
- a CDS encoding aminoglycoside 6-adenylyltransferase; this encodes MKSRTETEIMNMILTTAKEDERVRAVILNGSRANPNVRRDIFQDYDIVYIVREMESFICNHSWVDVFGERVMMQMPEEKVLPPADGRGRFHYLMQFMDGNRIDLTLIPAEKMDELLEPDSMSVLLLDKDGLIGYLPPASDRDYLIRKPDAQEFADLCNEFWWITMNISKGLWRRELTYAMFMHEQINRNVMITMLEWKVGIAADFAKSAGKAGKYLPDFLPAEDWEQFEATYSDADFNHIWEVLFTMCSLFRKTAVEVAEKLGFEYPFEDDKRVTAFLKHVRSLPADASYIY